Genomic segment of Leishmania panamensis strain MHOM/PA/94/PSC-1 chromosome 20 sequence:
cgctcttctctctctctctctcagtcTCTcgaagtggcggtggtgtgtgttTTTTGCCAGCCCTTCTTCTTGTGGTTGTTGCACCCCttacttgtgtgtgcgtgcgtagtTGGCCTTGCCAAGGTGAACCGAAGAGGAACGCAAAGAGGCAAGGGAGCACACGGGAGGAGGTTTCGTCTCGCTCAAGGTATCCGCGCTTTCCTCCCTGGCTCCTGACAGATGAGGTCAAtgcggagaagaagagggcagTTTGTGTAAGGATCCAGCGACTCTGCCGTGGTGAGTGAATCACATCGTCATTGAGCCTTCGGCGGGGGGCAAATGCCTGAGACTGAGGCACATAAGCcgacgaagagaaaaaagcgaaaaggaacCGTAATCGAGAGTATGGCACGGGCGACACAGAGGGCGTGTGCCGATACACTCTCACGTTCATCCGAAGCGGCGAGTCGACGCAGGGAACAGGTTAGCAAATGCCGCTCGCCTTTGGttcgcctctgcctcgtAGTAACGTGTGCTGTCTCTGTGCAGCGGTCAAGCATGCTGTCTAAGAGATGCGAAAGAAACGCTGCCATTCGAGTCCCTACCTCATCACTGGCAGCCAAGCATCGTCAAGCAGCTGTATTGGGGGTATCCCCTACAGACACGCCTcttgtgctcctcctgcggCCCTTCATCCCGCCTTCGCCTGCATCACCGACTAGCGCAACACCTTTCTGTTGCAGCTCTCACTTGATCTTCCATGCTCCCGTGCTTaccgccttcttcccctgatcttctcttccctgcGCACACTCGCACGTACCGCCACTACAGTCAACGAGGCATCGTAGCGTCcaaggggtgagggaggcacacacacacacagaccgaCATCAAACGTGCCCTTCATcactctccctttttctctcctccctctctctacccAGTCACTTTCTTGGCTgctttgtttcctctttcctccctttggcggcccgctgcgccacggtGCCCGTCCGCCACTCTGTGTTAGCGGTGGGTCCAGTAAAGTGCTCTCGATTCTTCaaccaccccctcccccgatACTGCCCCCAGCGATGCGTGGTGAACCCATGCGCACAGGTGAGCGGCTCGCACTGCCGGTGGGTAttgtcaccaccacccttctcctcctctccaccctaGGCTCCATGGCGGCCGCTGGCCCTGTGACGACCAACccggtgcagccgctgctcgaCATTCCATTCTtcgccaccggcaccgccctGAGTGTGGGCAGCAAgctcttcatctcctccgATGCGACCTGCACGAAGAGCCTCTCGACTACGTGCTCCGTGAAGAGCGAGGtaagcggcagcagcttcggCAATGGCACCTGCATCTTCACAGTGGGCAGTGCGGCGCTTGAAGTGAAGCTGACTTCCCCCCGGACCTCTGTGCCAGCGGCCTACTGGTGCGTCGGGAGCCCCGGCTCCGCAAAGGAGGTGGCCACGCTGCAGATGCACAAGATGGAGGTCACGCCCGAGTACGTCTTCAACAGCGAAGAATCTGTGCTCACCTTCGGCAGCGCAGTACCAGTGGGGACAACGGTGGGGTTTTACGCTGACGACCTCTGCAGGCTCTTGCATGCAGGTGGCGGTCCCTTTATGATAGCCAAAGAGCGCACCGTGAAGTTGACGACGAaactttcctcttcttcactttttatctgcgcctccaccttcacTGTGAACGGATCCACCACGCGAGTCACCCTGGTCAATACAGTGCTGCTGGCAAACCCCTACACGGTGAATCCCGCCACGGGTGTGCGCCACCAAACCATAGCCGTCTCGAGTTCAACGCAGCCCTATGCGCAGTTCTACCTCTCCACCAGGGCGCACTGCGCGGACCCCCGCCCAGTATTCCAAAGCTCTATTGCCGGCCAAATGATCATGAAAGTCGATGTACCCCGTGGTGAGTACCTCTTCTGCGGCTCACTCCTTGCGTCCGAGAATGGGGTGTATATTCCCGCCACCAATACGTTTACCGTCTTGGAGTACGATGTGGTGCCGCGCACGCTGTACATCGGCAAGGTGACCGATATGTCCTTTGCCCTCGACGCTGTCCCAGTGCAGTCTGCGCTCGAAGCAGTCCTCTCCACGTCCGAGGACTGCACTGCCGCCAGTAGCTGGCAGAACACGTGGGGTAACCCAATGCAGTGGAGCGCGAAGCTGCTGGGTGTCCACTACGCCTGCGTGCGCAGGAAGGACAACACGGCCGCTGTCGGCTACGCGAGTGTCATCATCGCGACGGAtccgcccaccaccacttttGCTCCCGCCACCCCGGTGCGCGGCGTGTCTCTGCGCGTCACACTCACGCACGTCAACGCGACTAAAGCCTTCTTTATAGTCGGTCTGTTCGCCTCGCCGGACTGCAAAACGCTGCTCGTGAGGGGCACCGCCAGCCCGGCCAcgagcgccagcgccagtCTTGCCGTGCCGCTCACCGCCCCAGACAGCCTGCACTACTGCGTGTCGAACCCGCTGAACAGCGATCCAGCCATGCAAGACGAAGTCGTGCGCTACCACAAGCTGGAGACACTTGCTCCGCAACCGTTCGCCCTGCAGCACGCGCCACTGCGCGTTGGCGCGCCGTCGACCATCACGCTGGACAGCACGGTGCACCTCGCGAAGGGcacgacggtggcgctggtgcgcgcaGACGCCAGCAAACCGCCGTGCGAAGCCACCGACATGCCGACGCTTGacgtcgccggcgctgcgtTCGTGCTGGGCCCCATCACGTTCCCCGAGGCCGGCACCTgggacgtgtgcgtgcgcgagCCCGGCGCAGACTACCTCGCTGTGCAACGCGTGACAGTGTACGGCAATGCGACCGTGACGCcgcgcggcgtcgtcgccggcGTGGAGGGCGCCATTGTCGTGCGCGGCCTCCCGCCAGGAGCCGCCGTGTTTGTCACCAGTGCCCCTCagtgcgccagcgacgccatTGTGCTGGGCAgagccaccaccagcgccgagGGCGCCGCCACGCTCACGCTGAGGTGCGACAGCGTCGGcaccctgctgctgtgctgcgacTACCCcagcacagcgctgcagccggTGTTGCAGGCTGCAGGgagcgtgcgcagcgccagcccgcGCGTCGCGCCGGCTGTCGTGTCACTCACAGCACAGACAAACGgcccgcagctgctgagcttCGTGGCAGCAGGAGCCGCGGTGCTGGACGGCCACGCCGCCTACCTGCTGCCCGGCAAGTCAGCCTGCCCTAGTGGTACTGCCACCCCCGGCGCTGCCATCGTGCTACCTGCGCTAAAGGTCGCTACCGACAGTGACACGCCGCGCGCATCCCTCGAGCTCCGAGCCGCCATGGTGGGTACGCGCTACCTTGCCTGTGTTAACATCAACGGCAGCTTCGTCGCTACCGGCACCGTCTCCGTCGTGCTGCCCGCACCGCGCCTCGCATCCGACCCCGCGCCGCTCGTCGCCGGCCTCCCTGCCACcatccgcctcctcggcacCTACGCAAGCGCCGCACAGGTCGACACCTACGCTGTTGTCCGCGGCGACGTCGACTGTACCACCGACCTTGATACCAAAGCGGTGCTCGCCCGCGGCTCCATCGACCCTCACACCGGCGTCACCACGCCCTGCCTAGTACCGCAAGACGCGTCGCTGCTCACCCGGCTGCGCGTATGCGTGGCACCGCGGCACAgcctcctcggcggcgctggcgccatCGGCTACGCTGCAGCCGGCGAGCTCGACGTCATTGCCTTCGGACCGCTTAGCCCCTACGCACAGCTCCGGCGGCCCGCCAGCGAAGTCACCGGCTGGCCCGTGCACACCGCAGCCACGCAGCACcttgtgcgctgcagcacagccacGGACGACTGTCTCGCCACCCCAGctggcgccagcgccgcgtgcgcggcggccgctACGCGTTACAGCGTCGGTGGCACCACGCAAGGTGACCTGTTCGCGCCACGCGGCAGCTACTTGTTGTGCCAGAGTGCCACCCTTGACGGCGTCATGGGCACCGTCGCAGCCAACGCTACCGTCGGCGTCGTGGATGCCTTCGCCATGACCACCGACGCCGACCTCAAACGGATACGCTCTTACGTGCCCTTCGGTGCCAACATCAACGGCGGCCCCATGGCCACCACCTTCTACTCAGTCGTCGTGCAGCCCGCGAGTGTACCCTGCAGCATCGTAGTCAACGAATCGCAGACCTTCACCTCAAGCGAGAGCTCCATCATCATCAACATCAGTGACATCGAGCCGCATATCGACGTCCACTTCTGCGCCGgacccaccaccacgagcaGCCGCATCGAGGCGATGCGCGCCACGCTGCACCACTACATGAGCCCTGCCTATATTTTCGCCGACACActcaccaccatcgcccTGCCAGCGCAGAGCGCAGGAACCTCCGCGCTGCTCTcgtcctcgcgcagcttgcCTCTCCCCGTGCAGGGCGGAAGCAGGAGGCCTTTGAGTGGCAACCGCGTCAGCTTCACTGTCGATGGCTGCGGGGAGAACGAAAATATCACAGAGCTCTTCTACCACGAATTCAACGGCGCCTGGTCGGCACCACGTGGGCGCATGCTGCTGATAAGgacaagcagctgcagaggcggcgccggAGCGGTCAACATCCGCACCGTCGACGCTGCGCCAGGCACTCCTATCAGCGATGCCGGCATTGACACGCGGTTCCTGGCCGTCGCCGGCATCGGTACCAGCAATAGCAGCGCGTCGCTACCGGGCATCGGCGTGTTGTCCACGGGCTACGCGCCGGCTATGGGCGAGGACGCCGCCTTCCACGTGTGGGCACACCCTATTGGCGACCCGCACGCACTCTTCACAACTGCCACGGCGACACTGCGGGTGCGCAACTGGGCCGTCACGCCGGCGTACGCGCTCAGCCGTTACAACGCCACTgtcggcgcggcgccgcacaCGCTATTGCACATTAACGACGCGACACCGCCCGGCTGCACCTTCTTTAGCCAGTCCCAGCGCTGCGACAATAgcctcggcgacgccgcggaGATGGGCACGTCAACGCAGGCCGCTGTCTACAGTGCCACGGGCGTGAGTGGGCcggtgtacgtgtgcacCTGTCACCCGCAGACCGGCGCACCGCTGGCCGTGGCGAGTTtcacatcgctgctgctgccacaggTGCTGCAAGCATCGCCCGCCATCGTGCGGGGTGCCAACTATATCGCCACGCTGCAGGCGAAGGGCTACACGCTGCAGACAACCAGCACGTTCCTCTCCCACGACCACTGCGTCGGGTCTCTGCCGCTTCAGCCCACTGGGGCGTCGACTGCCGCGGTCGTGTCGGTGTCTTTCGGCACGGCGAGCATCGCACAGAAGGTAGAGAAAGTGagcctgtgcgtgcgcaccccggccggcaccggtgccgcaATCGCTAACGTGCCGGTGGCGTCCGGTAGCATGTGGCCCACGCAGTTTGCGGTCGGCGCCACCGGTGCCACCATCTTCATGCCACTGTCACCGCGCACCACCTTTCAGctgagcgccaccgccactggcTGCACCGACGTCAGCGGCATGCCTACCTTCTCCACCGATGCTGAGGGATACGGTACTCTGTCACTGCTGAGGGCCAACGACGACGCCCTGCCCCTGGGATACTAcgctgtgtgtgcctccacGCCAACtcgtgcggcagcggcgctggaggtCATTGAAgtggtgccggcggcgcaCTTCGACGTGCGCGGCACCATCTTCGTCCTCGGCGTGCCCAGCCGcatggagctgcagcaggatcTGCGCACCGCCGACCTCAT
This window contains:
- a CDS encoding hypothetical protein (TriTrypDB/GeneDB-style sysID: LpmP.20.0470), with amino-acid sequence MRGEPMRTGERLALPVGIVTTTLLLLSTLGSMAAAGPVTTNPVQPLLDIPFFATGTALSVGSKLFISSDATCTKSLSTTCSVKSEVSGSSFGNGTCIFTVGSAALEVKLTSPRTSVPAAYWCVGSPGSAKEVATLQMHKMEVTPEYVFNSEESVLTFGSAVPVGTTVGFYADDLCRLLHAGGGPFMIAKERTVKLTTKLSSSSLFICASTFTVNGSTTRVTLVNTVLLANPYTVNPATGVRHQTIAVSSSTQPYAQFYLSTRAHCADPRPVFQSSIAGQMIMKVDVPRGEYLFCGSLLASENGVYIPATNTFTVLEYDVVPRTLYIGKVTDMSFALDAVPVQSALEAVLSTSEDCTAASSWQNTWGNPMQWSAKLLGVHYACVRRKDNTAAVGYASVIIATDPPTTTFAPATPVRGVSLRVTLTHVNATKAFFIVGLFASPDCKTLLVRGTASPATSASASLAVPLTAPDSLHYCVSNPLNSDPAMQDEVVRYHKLETLAPQPFALQHAPLRVGAPSTITLDSTVHLAKGTTVALVRADASKPPCEATDMPTLDVAGAAFVLGPITFPEAGTWDVCVREPGADYLAVQRVTVYGNATVTPRGVVAGVEGAIVVRGLPPGAAVFVTSAPQCASDAIVLGRATTSAEGAATLTLRCDSVGTLLLCCDYPSTALQPVLQAAGSVRSASPRVAPAVVSLTAQTNGPQLLSFVAAGAAVLDGHAAYLLPGKSACPSGTATPGAAIVLPALKVATDSDTPRASLELRAAMVGTRYLACVNINGSFVATGTVSVVLPAPRLASDPAPLVAGLPATIRLLGTYASAAQVDTYAVVRGDVDCTTDLDTKAVLARGSIDPHTGVTTPCLVPQDASLLTRLRVCVAPRHSLLGGAGAIGYAAAGELDVIAFGPLSPYAQLRRPASEVTGWPVHTAATQHLVRCSTATDDCLATPAGASAACAAAATRYSVGGTTQGDLFAPRGSYLLCQSATLDGVMGTVAANATVGVVDAFAMTTDADLKRIRSYVPFGANINGGPMATTFYSVVVQPASVPCSIVVNESQTFTSSESSIIINISDIEPHIDVHFCAGPTTTSSRIEAMRATLHHYMSPAYIFADTLTTIALPAQSAGTSALLSSSRSLPLPVQGGSRRPLSGNRVSFTVDGCGENENITELFYHEFNGAWSAPRGRMLLIRTSSCRGGAGAVNIRTVDAAPGTPISDAGIDTRFLAVAGIGTSNSSASLPGIGVLSTGYAPAMGEDAAFHVWAHPIGDPHALFTTATATLRVRNWAVTPAYALSRYNATVGAAPHTLLHINDATPPGCTFFSQSQRCDNSLGDAAEMGTSTQAAVYSATGVSGPVYVCTCHPQTGAPLAVASFTSLLLPQVLQASPAIVRGANYIATLQAKGYTLQTTSTFLSHDHCVGSLPLQPTGASTAAVVSVSFGTASIAQKVEKVSLCVRTPAGTGAAIANVPVASGSMWPTQFAVGATGATIFMPLSPRTTFQLSATATGCTDVSGMPTFSTDAEGYGTLSLLRANDDALPLGYYAVCASTPTRAAAALEVIEVVPAAHFDVRGTIFVLGVPSRMELQQDLRTADLIAGFSTTAACSPITTDHGTWAALSSTAIEVRATAVSSTGVFLCAQVPANGTVVALPHSSASPGPITFVQLAMALPTGSWDTCTDYLVNQCYPPGSAGSTAADVLTVVHGDCCDRTAQAQAVGSASMASGICRLRLDAAKVAAYATDTSFGVCAWNPNKSSACATLRRVTVTTNCTPSKVGRGARMSSGAVAGIVMACTASSVALLVCAVWLACRLCGAKKRNNDTQSDEESPSFGDTADTAGATEQRQRLGPLWNPLDNVAKDVMLSGRGGGEGVASAKWFTPTIPLSSSRVTAGSVEAPQDGTPNCMDDLPDVITKYYSFLDDSDFDYETVSQIPGEGEPSTMDEELEAMLAVPRASALPEELEAKRRAELRVVADRNATLLAVREERHRMEEEDPVKLKGILLQEREEWTRAALESRYRRADYNLTVLFKSSLEYNNALWRRRWGELSESPSDESELLSVGSWDVAPLAPLDYERDRCMDARLSPSKSHASVYSPTASFQYSISKSPVLQKPQLLTTGLPPARSWSAGSQSSAAETQPSPCSPNDLYHRRRFLEFPFVTNSLQTLIGGDKNLPEPVFLRGLTLIDLQAFHPKHRWLVDPPQPSHSANLLPERKGMWAFMAPGSTVPFVRRYLTLLEEEFRGRRRALQANATFWKRVFWEKRNVPVFSTVEEVQPVYNFDDARSFCTTSLEYRNLSSSENSSDGEGTGNKGTRRRQTTEELWAKEKVASASIVERRRVEQELASLTITKNMNKREKKKIEAAQAAFRAAQSAERKARAAEEKAEAARLKAEAANKDAKTAKAGCERRSLSRTRPTSPTPVGELAGQEFQRMEELRRLGMR